The Fusobacterium periodonticum 1_1_41FAA genomic sequence TATCATAGGCACAACATCTGCTATAGTTCCTATCATAACTATATCCAAATATTTATAGATAATTTCCATGTCTAAGCCTAAGCTCATACACAGCCCTTGTGCCAATTTAAATGCTACTCCCGCCCCAGAAAGATATTGGAATTTATAGCTTTTACTCAATTTTGGATTTAGATATAAAATCTCATCATCAAACTTTTCTTTCACTGTTTTATGATGGTCTGTGACTATCACTTCCATACCTAGACTTTTTGCATATCTCACATCTTCTATAGTATTATAGCCTGTATCTACCGTTATAACTAACTTTCCTTGTCTTTTATGGAAGTAGTCTATACTTTTTTTAGATACTCCATAGTCTGTTTCATTTCTACTAGGAATATAATAGTTTGTGTCTATGCCTATCTCATTAAAAAATCTAGTTAAAAAAGCTGTTCCACTTATACCATCTACATCATAATCTCCATAGATAAATATTTTTTCTTTATTTTCTCTTGCTAAGATTATTCTGTTTACTATTTTTTCCATATTTTCAAAATCAAAAGGATTTTTGAAGTCCTTGTACTCAGGATTCATAAATTTCTCTATTTGATGTTGACTTTCTTGCCCTCTCTTCTCTAAGAGATCCTTGATTAACTCTTCTGTACTTTTCTCATCTAGCATACTACCACTAAGCTTTCAAGTCATTTAAAAGTTTAGTGATTTTCATAGCATTTTCCATTGAGTTATCAAGCTTCACTCTTATTTCAGGTGTAAATCTTATGTCTACTTCTTCTGCAACTCTCTTTCTTAGAAAACCTTTTATTTCATTTAAGGCTTCTAAAATTTCTTCATGATCGTATTGCTTTTCTTCATCATTTAAAGGTGGTAAAATACTAAAATATGTATCAGCAAACTTCAAATCTTCTGTAACATTAACTTCTGTAACTGAGACTAAACCTTTTATCTTAGGATTTTTTACTTCTTCAAGAAGAACTTTAGAGATTACTCTCATCATTTCTTTTCCTATTCCTTCAAGTCTTTGTTTCTTCATCTAAATCACCTCTCTTATTTCAGTGTTCTCTTTATTTCTACCATTTCAAATGCTTCAACTACATCTCCATCTTTAATATCATTGAAGTTTTCTACTCCAAGTCCACATTCTTGACCTGCAACAACTTCTTTAGCATCATCTTTGAATCTCTTTAATGAAGCTAATTTTCCTTCATATATAACTACGTTATCTCTAAGTATTCTGATGTTTGAATCATTTTTAACTTTTCCATCTATAACTACACAACCAGCAACATTTCCGACTTTAGAAACTTTAAATACCTTTTTGATTTCTATTCTTCCTTGGTATTCTTCTTTAAATTCTGGATCTAACATTCCTGCAAGTGCCTTTTCTA encodes the following:
- the rbfA gene encoding 30S ribosome-binding factor RbfA; translation: MKKQRLEGIGKEMMRVISKVLLEEVKNPKIKGLVSVTEVNVTEDLKFADTYFSILPPLNDEEKQYDHEEILEALNEIKGFLRKRVAEEVDIRFTPEIRVKLDNSMENAMKITKLLNDLKA